The following proteins are co-located in the Zonotrichia albicollis isolate bZonAlb1 chromosome 1, bZonAlb1.hap1, whole genome shotgun sequence genome:
- the CTHRC1 gene encoding LOW QUALITY PROTEIN: collagen triple helix repeat-containing protein 1 (The sequence of the model RefSeq protein was modified relative to this genomic sequence to represent the inferred CDS: inserted 2 bases in 1 codon), which produces MAEGGGSAGPSRPVTGWKFPASPGRELGLRALKGSFIAALPPGAGSRAVPRRPAHPAPXTMPRGPAAAAAPLLLLLALLLAAAPPHGGSESPRGKQKALRQREVVDVYNGMCLQGPSGVPGRDGNPGANGIPGTPGIPGRDGLKGEKGECMRESIEESWTPNFKQCSWSALNYGIDLGKIAECTFTKMRSNSALRVLFSGSLRLKCRSACCQRWYFTFNGAECAGPLPIEAIIYLDQGSPELNSTINIHRTSSVEGLCEGINAGLVDIAIWVGTCSDYPRGDASTGWNSVSRIIIEELPK; this is translated from the exons ATGGCTGAGGGGGGTGGCTCTGCCGGGCCGTCTCGCCCGGTTACAGGATGGAAATTCCCGGCCTCCCcggggagggagctggggctgcgcGCTCTGAAAGGCTCATTTATCGCCGCGCTGCCGCCCGGAGCGGGGAGCCGGGCTGTGCCGCGCCGCCCCGCGCATCCCGCCCC CACGATGCCCCgcggcccggccgccgccgccgccccgctgctgctgctgctggcgctgctgctggccgcggccccgccgcacGGCGGCTCCGAGAGCCCCCGGGGCAAGCAGAAGGCGCTCCGCCAGCGGGAGGTGGTGGACGTG TATAATGGCATGTGCTTGCAAGGCCCCAGCGGCGTTCCTGGCCGGGATGGAAACCCGGGAGCCAACGGGATCCCTGGGACACCCGGGATCCCGGGAAGGGACGGGCTGAAGGGGGAGAAGGGCGAGTGCATGCGGGAGAGCATCGAGGAGTCCTGGACGCCCAACTTCAAGCAGTGCTCGTGGAGCGCGCTGAACTACGGCATCGACCTGGGCAAGATCGCG GAATGCACGTTCACCAAGATGCGCTCCAACAGCGCCCTGCGCGTGCTCTTCAGCGGCTCGCTGCGCCTCAAGTGCAGGAGCGCCTGCTGCCAGCGCTGGTACTTCACTTTCAACGGGGCCGAGTGTGCTGGCCCACTGCCCATCGAGGCCATAATCTACTTGGATCAAGGAAGCCCAGAGCTGAACTCTACCATTAACATACACAGGACTTCCTCAG TGGAAGGTCTGTGTGAAGGGATCAACGCTGGCTTGGTGGATATTGCCATCTGGGTGGGGACGTGCTCAGATTATCCACGGGGAGATGCTTCTACTGGATGGAATTCAGTCTCCCGAATCATCATTGAAGAACTGCCAAAATAA